A stretch of Besnoitia besnoiti strain Bb-Ger1 chromosome Unknown contig00015, whole genome shotgun sequence DNA encodes these proteins:
- a CDS encoding uncharacterized protein (encoded by transcript BESB_029080) → MDFLAGPPSSNVAREASYSSLTSSALLHTFPLIDGFTGEVFTIDLRHPLLLASSAGAFSPSISRLSTPRVPETSDALRGRRCTWEGLQRFLIHHVVPALPRASLRSSPDAPRTPSEERAPVHLASAASSPRFFPRQAGGESAASACGLLVVAGRQPSCAVAEAWASAPHPVSPSASPVGGWRRRGGGDRERKRSEEVRGDARGGLPEEDGVVLLLERTATSLGLEVKRRGGAADEASSQSRFLEAGEPGPIFCFRTDVLFSSWASHVNPTHPPNSHALVGASGALGGRSAALSSSTLRPDRESGGLPAGSPASSAASPDAFYLHAYDPRDPLNAGFSQTSPSRDASSQPPLAFGRATEAEAAAALPRERRASGPRTPFPFPLPYASPSLEKRLSVPEQRAVKTASALCTDSGLQHFACNVRTAAHLLAAGRARALAAAALLKRLPQQRQAALVVQANLERHIHVASRWLASLGARLEEERRLQQSLLDGLPQLFSLFESCVLPQTLQSYESHGASAGLHSGGPEGAATRAAGAPSSSAPPFRTLADALRLPTIQRHVRRIENQRQQVYERLRQLERRCAEAREEASLAGRRAVSVAERGGSLEDEAARIEAAGREHEVLFHRVLEALPPPPIAYSHYSPDQLHERQRLQSNALQQLRQVALEQAASEERLARLWARRGDEFLGALLRAFRGKMEVKQHHDVGLLVRDASHRVAVSVLQLGRLYAVPRACALAVHECQRRRQFRCAYTAAARDAQVQLDQVRRGEEASRLRFLETCGHALPAALFRPLKECSVPRVYVHGPGDFDRSLEGLVGPEFLSVRREDNRDGRGPTARDARQKRYEACHSEQDGSRVQTLDEAEMRGGNPGGSGGETSVVAAATKHLQLELAERQEKELEHMLQSASLSENAALAILAAEGILTEIVNRGDTSDKVHLEEAANADLGILLSQWRGEEEAEIQLGSFRDHAVTLAPGPSTGVLAGGGNAARATAAEENRKREGDVEPTGWRGREDWLSAGAARFNGESDLSKDVQSKPHKAENASFERAADSIKLEGKRVEAQRRLSAYPIPEVTPASPVKQPPCGSDQAADGAHASGLLMSQSDPDSASSLSRPPSELLASPQRDFVRSACGDRPRRDAAFPCSGIGGEGGNTFETEGGGFQRSSADCVSSSSSSSPRRPCLRGTFPIGEENASARACGLAGAEAFSAASGAHISGEVESPVSASSAAAAVAVSGPSAVSSSAGYTASSFPYTGEARGSESRSQAAAPVEGDGGMDMSARRADLDGSQRGGGDEGAAAAAVEEDREERKLTGESGRGRMWSPTEWSSTESEDAQTISQKTDKAHASSSFRDADGEGNCLLEGSQEAATTPSRDEDAPLRQTETVRLKGLGDGERHAPKRAGDTTVHTPGDEGSCRLSSMHARAGRGDLNENREPSRSSSLFFTPRAAPLGDPSNSDVEGEHTPAERRRAAANEAEGGAVVVAARDSLPAPETAGEPRPGAESSRPAEESDPLGHVASASLALFSFASRPHSSAGRDLASPAAALPTDSHAAPSSHARSSAASDSVAARGASSGVSAASALPAASSSSAAEASSLDPHDAASTLVALLPSEIFSAGNADASGVPSSEKGCQRDGRDESEEARAAMTQRTPPAPAEEAERSPARAADRELARDAAASGEGQGEKEEATQSAQALPASPEAPTEPPSTGRQHEKHQAERIARSEDEAGGGERMADQELLSARQEGAGGQPGGDTPGRGEPNELGDAESRETCAADARHLREAQRSPREAGGTERQGEREVARAAQADRCPHPRLNEEPGKEAAVTRGGADAPQISAEAAEPEETPGETPQSPRPTEAGSSPAGLMAHQGSAPDVEGLRLREARTVGDLQEEREYEPLVLAALDDLEDPKGAETRQERGARDSAPRPDRPQEASEAEDDPRLQPLQEETEETTRAGLAGHRGVEERMNAFEGEGLEGGSWLKQAADRGKQGAAEEPSGEASRLGADAEGLLGPKRWREEEGGRRANADKEAGEADAQRETEPMEADDGVSLSPSIRPSSRSEGVPPPLLSPPVTGRSVGAHALDVAHGAALSSAEEGREEERGEAEKVQSSDSRDDADNREVDQAVEAAGLSAGPREGREGDSGTEIGEERGGRAPEAARHQSNQREEERKQTGALLRLQDEGGDCTGGAAEADEEASKREQNSSRHIGEVGGEGPDTLEGESRESEKRVRGAEEDVEQVAVERSSAEFSEGKDDEGEEAKGAREGEATGNSVDASG, encoded by the coding sequence ATGGATTTCTTGGCAGGCCCGCCCAGCAGCAACGTTGCCCGTGAGGCTTCGTATTCCTCTTTGACTTCGTCTGCTTTGCTGCACACGTTCCCCCTCATCGACGGATTCACAGGAGAGGTCTTCACCATCGACCTGCGTCAcccgcttctcctcgcgtcgtcggcgggTGCGTTCTCGCCCTCCatttcgcgtctctccacgCCTCGCGTCCCTGAGACGTCCGACGCCttgcgcgggcggcgttgCACCTGGGAGGGGCTCCAGCGCTTTCTGATTCACCACGTCGTGCCTGCGCTGCCACGGGCCTCGCTTCGCAGCAGCCCTGACGCGCCACGGACgcccagcgaggagagggcgccggttcacctcgcctccgctgccagCTCGCCTCGATTTTTTCCGCggcaggccggcggcgagagcgccgcctctgcctgcggGCTCCTGGTGGTCGCGGGTCGGCAGCCCTCGTGCGCTGTGGCGGAGGCctgggcgtctgcgccgcaccCTGTCTCcccgtccgcgtcgcccgttggaggctggaggaggcgcggcggcggggacagagagagaaagcggagCGAGGAAGTTCGTGGCGACGCCAGAGGGGGGTTGccagaggaggacggcgtgGTGCTCCTGCTGGAGCGCACCGCGACCTCGCTGGGGCTCGAGGTtaagcgccgcggcggggcggcggacgaagcgAGTTCGCAGAGTCGCTTcctcgaggcaggcgagcctGGGCCCATCTTCTGCTTCCGCACGGATGTATTGTTTTCTTCCTGGGCGTCGCATGTGAATCCGACGCACCCTCCAAATAGCCACGCGCTTGTAGGCGCCTCAGGTGCGCTGGGgggacgcagcgccgctctctcgtcCTCGACCCTCAGACCGGACCGAGAGAGCGGCGGTCTACCGGCtggctcgcctgcctcctcggccGCGTCTCCAGACGCGTTCTACCTCCATGCCTACGACCCCCGCGACCCGCTGAATGCGGGGTTTTCTCAAACTTCGCCGTCCCGCGACGCGTCTAgccagccgccgctggcgttCGGACGAGCcacagaggcagaagcagcagcggcccTGCCGCGCGAACGCCGAGCCTCTGGACCTCGCACCCcgtttccttttcctcttccgTACGCCTCCCCTTCCCTCGAAAAGCGACTCTCCGTCCCCGAGCAGAGAGCGGTGAAGACGGCCTCTGCACTGTGTACCGACAGCGGCTTGCAGCACTTTGCTTGCAACGTGCGGACAGCCGCGCACCTGCTGGCTGCCGGTCGCGCGCGGGCTCTagccgccgcggcactcCTGAAGAGACTTCCGCAGCAacggcaggcggcgctggtGGTTCAGGCGAATCTGGAGAGGCACATCCACGTGGCTTCACGGTGGCTTGCCTCGCTCGGGGCGCGgctcgaggaggagcgacgcctccAGCAGTCGTTGCTGGACGGCCTGCCACAGCTGTTCTCGCTCTTCGAGTCCTGCGTCCTTCCGCAGACGCTCCAGAGTTACGAGAGTCAtggcgcgtctgctgggCTTCACTCGGGAGGCCctgagggcgccgcgacccgtGCGGCCGgtgcgccttcctcctccgcgccgcctttcCGCACGCTGGCTGATGCCCTAAGGCTCCCGACTATCCAGCGCCACGTGAGGCGCATCGAGAATCAGAGGCAACAGGTGTACGaacgcctgcggcagctAGAGCGGCggtgcgcagaggcgcgagaggaggcctcgctggcggGTCGTCGCGCGGTGAgcgtcgcggagagaggcgggtctctggaagacgaggctgcgcgaatcgaggcggcaggcaggGAGCACGAAGTACTGTTTCATCGCGTactcgaggcgctgccgccgccgcccattGCGTATTCTCACTACTCGCCCGATCAGCTGCACGAGCGCCAGAGACTCCAGTCgaacgcgctgcagcagcttcgccAAGTCGCGCTGGAGCaagcagcgagcgaggagcgACTGGCGCGTCTgtgggcgaggaggggcgacgagtttctcggcgccctcctgcgGGCGTTTCGAGGCAAAATGGAGGTCAAACAACACCACGACGTCGGACTGCTGGTCCGCGACGCCTCCCACCGAGTGGCGGTTTCTGTGCTCCAGCTGGGGCGCCTGTATGccgtgcctcgcgcctgcgcgctaGCCGTGCACGAAtgccagcggaggcggcagttCAGGTGTGCGTacaccgcagcagcgcgcgacgcgcaggtgCAACTCGACCaagtgcggcgcggcgaagaagcctcCCGTCTGCGGTTTCTCGAAACCTGCGGCCACGCTCTGCCAGCCGCGCTCTTTCGCCCTCTCAAGGAGTGCAGCGTCCCGCGGGTGTACGTGCACGGCCCGGGAGACTTCGACCGGAGTCTGGAAGGGCTTGTAGGTCCCGAGTTTCTTTCGGTGCGGCGAGAGGATAATCGCGATGGACGAGGTCCCACTGCGCGTgacgcgcgacagaaaagGTATGAGGCATGCCACAGCGAGCAAGATGGAAGCCGCGTGCAGACCTTGGACGAAGCTGAGATGCGCGGCGGAAACCCTGGAGGTAGCGGAGGTGAGACCAGCGTGGTGGCGGCTGCAACGAAACACCTCCAACTCGAGCTCGCCGAGAGACAAGAAAAGGAGTTGGAGCACATGCTGCAAagcgcttctctctccgaGAACGCGGCACTCGCGATTCTGGCGGCCGAAGGCATCCTCACAGAAATCGTCAATCGAGGAGACACGAGCGACAAGGTGCATCTTGAGGAAGCGGCGAACGCGGATCTGGGTATTCTCTTGTCTCAgtggagaggcgaggaagaagcggagatcCAGCTGGGTTCCTTCAGAGATCACGCGGTGACACTCGCTCCAGGACCTTCTACTGGAGTGTTGGCTGGTGGGGGTAacgccgcgcgtgcgacTGCGGCCGAGGAGAACCGAAAGCGTGAGGGAGACGTCGAACCCACCGGGTGGCGAGGAAGGGAGGACTGGCTATCAGCGGGAGCGGCTCGCTTTAACGGCGAGAGTGATTTGTCTAAAGACGTCCAGAGCAAGCCTCATAAGGCGGAAAACGCATCCTTTGAGCGAGCGGCAGATTCAATCAAACTCGAGGGGAAGCGGGTCGAGGCTCAGCGTCGTCTCAGCGCCTACCCTATCCCAGAAGTGACGCCCGCCTCTCCGGTAAAACAACCGCCGTGCGGGAGCGACCAGGCTGCTGACGGGGCGCATGCAAGCGGGCTGCTAATGTCGCAGTCAGATCCTgactccgcctcctctctctcgcggcctccaTCGGAGCTGctggcctcgccgcagcgtgaTTTTGTGCGATCCGCATGTGGAGACAGGCCCAGACGCGACGCGGCATTTCCGTGCTCAGGGAtaggaggagaaggagggaaCACATTTGAGACGGAGGGAGGTGGATTCCAAAGAAGTTCCGCGGACTGCGTTTCTTCCTCGAGCTCGTCTTCCCCTCGTCGTCCGTGTCTACGCGGCACTTTCCCGATAGGCGAAGAgaacgcgtctgcgcgcgcctgtggGCTCGCAGGTGCTGAAGCGTTTTCTGCGGCAAGTGGCGCGCACATTAGCGGGGAAGTTGAGTCGCCTGtgtcggcgtcgtctgcggctgccgccgtcgcggttTCGGGTCCCTCGGcggtctcctcgtctgctgGATACACTGCGTCTAGCTTTCCGTACACCGGGGAGGctcgaggcagcgagagccgcagccaagccgccgcgccggtgGAGGGCGACGGGGGAATGGATATGTCTGCGAGGAGAGCTGATCTGGAcggcagccagcgcggcggaggagacgaaggcgcagcagcagcggctgtgGAAGAGGatagagaggagaggaaactCACCGGCGaaagcggccgcgggcgcatgTGGAGCCCAACTGAGTGGAGCTCAActgagagcgaagacgcgcagacgatATCGCAAAAAACAGACAAAGCGCatgcttcgtcttctttcagagatgcagacggcgaggggaATTGCCTTCTTGAGGGAAGCcaagaggcggcgacgacccCTTCTCGGGATGAAGATGCCCCTCTTCGACAGACTGAAACCGTGCGCTTGAAGGGACTAGGGGACGGCGAAAGACACGCGCCGAAGCGAGCCGGAGACACGACTGTACACACTCCGGGAGACGAAGGCTCGTGTCGGCTGTcctcgatgcatgcgcgggcCGGCCGAGGAGACTTGAACGAAAACCGTGAGCCGTCACGAAGCTCGAGTCTCTTTTTCACTCCAAGAGCCGCCCCGCTGGGGGACCCGAGTAACTCAGACGTGGAGGGCGAGCACACGCCCGCTgagcgtcgtcgcgccgcggcgaacgaaGCCGAGGGCGGTGCGGTTGTCGTGGCAGCTCGGGATTCTTTACCGGCGCCAGAGACAGCCGGGGAGCCGCGGCCAGGCGCAGAGTCGAGCAGGCCCGCAGAGGAAAGCGATCCACTGGGACacgtcgcgtctgcgtcgcttgcgCTGTTTTCCTTCGCTTCTCGTCCTCATTCGTCTGCAGGACGGGAtctggcgtcgcctgcagctgccttGCCGACGGATTCGCATGCAGCCCCTTCTTCGCACGCGAGGAGTTCGGCTGCCTCAGATTCTGTTGCAGCCAGAGGCGCTTCCTCCGGCGTTTCTGCGGCCAGCGCCTTGCCTGCGGCTTCATCATCGTCTGCAGCCGAGGCCTCATCGCTCGACCCACACGACGCGGCCTCGACTCTCGTCGCGCTTTTGCCTTCGGAGATCTTCTCGGCGGggaacgcagacgcgagcggagTGCCCTCAAGCGAAAAAGGGTGCCAGAGGGACGGACGGGATGAGAGtgaggaagcgcgcgcggcgatgaCTCAGAGGaccccgcctgcgccagcggaAGAGGCCGAACGCTCGCCAGCCAGGGCCGCGGACAGAGAACtcgcgagagacgctgcagcctcggGGGAGGGGcaaggagagaaggaggaagccaCACAAAGCGcccaggcgctgccggcctcgccAGAGGCACCCACTGAGCCACCGTCGACGGGGAGGCAGCACGAGAAGCATCAGGCTGAGCGCATCGCACGCTCTGAAgacgaggccggcggggGAGAGAGGATGGCGGATCAAGAACTTTTATCCGCAAGGCaagagggggcggggggacagccaggaggagacacaccagggcgcggcgagccgaaCGAACtgggagacgcggagagtcGAGAGACatgcgccgcggacgcccgaCACCTGCGGGAGGCGCAACGCAGCCCCAGGGAGGCAGGAGGAACCGAAAGacaaggagagagagaagtaGCGCGAGCAGCACAGGCAGACAGATGCCCTCACCCACGGTTGAACGAAGAGCCAGGAAAGGAAGCAGCCGTGACGCGAGGGGGGGCCGATGCGCCGCAGAtcagcgcagaggcagctgaGCCTGAGGAGACGCCGGGGGAGACGCCCCAATCTCCGCGGCCGACTGAAGCCGGCAGCTCGCCCGCAGGCCTCATGGCGCACCAGGGGAGCGCTCCGGACGTCGAAGGCCTGAGGCTACGGGAGGCGAGGACAGTCGGCGACCtgcaagaagaaagagagtACGAACCGCTTGTCCTtgcggcgctcgacgacCTCGAAGACCCcaagggcgcggagacgaggcaggaGCGCGGAGCGCGGGACAGCGCGCCCAGACCGGACCGGCCGCAAGaggccagcgaggcggaggacgacccgcgcctccagccgcttcaggaggagacagaggaaacCACGCGAGCAGGCCTCGCTGGACACAGAGGCGTGGAAGAGCGTATGAACGCGTTTGAGGGCGAGGGGCTCGAGGGCGGATCCTGGCTGAAACAGGCAGCCGACAGAGGCAAacaaggcgccgcggaggagcccAGCGGAGAGGCCTCCCGGCttggcgcggacgccgaggggCTTCTGGGGCCCAAGCggtggagagaagaggagggcggccGACGCGCGAATGCAGACAAagaggcgggagaggcagacgcgcaaaGGGAGACGGAGCCGATGGAGGCGGATGATGgcgtgtctctgtcgccttctATCCGTCCGTCGTCGCGGTCTGAAGgcgttcctcctcctctcctttctcctccCGTAACTGGGCGGAGCGTGGGCGCACACGCGCTGGACGTGGCACACGGCGCGGCATTGAGctcggcggaagaaggaagagaagaagaacgaggagaggcagagaaagtGCAGAGTTCAGACTCGAGAGACGACGCTGACAACCGAGAAGTCGACCAAGCCGTGGAAGCAGCTGGGCTTTCGGCGGGGCCCCGGGAGGGCCGGGAGGGAGACAGCGGGACGGAGatcggcgaagagagaggaggcagggCTCCTGAAGCCGCCAGGCATCAGTCGAATCaaagggaagaagaaaggaaacaGACGGGAGCGCTGCTGAGACTCCAAGACGAGGGAGGTGACTGTactggaggcgctgcagaggctgaTGAAGAAGCATCCAAGCGCGAGCAGAACAGCAGCCGCCACATCGGCGAAGTCGGGGGAGAAGGGCCTGACACCTTAGAAGGGGAGTCGAGAGAGAGTGAGAAAAGggtgcgcggcgcagaagaggatGTAGAGCAGGTGGCGGTGGAAAGGAGTTCTGCGGAGTTCTCTGAAGGAAAAGACGACGAGGGGGAAGAGGCGAAAGGGgctcgcgaaggagaggcgacgggcaACAGCGTGGATGCCAGTGGCTGA